Proteins encoded together in one Perognathus longimembris pacificus isolate PPM17 chromosome 8, ASM2315922v1, whole genome shotgun sequence window:
- the Mrpl30 gene encoding 39S ribosomal protein L30, mitochondrial isoform X2, producing the protein MAGILRSVVQIPPGQLQVFQASPEDHEKYGGDPQHPHKLHIVTRIKSTQRRPYWEKDIIKMLGLQKAHTPQVHKNIPSVNAKLKVVKHLIRIKPLKLPQGLPTEETMSNTCLKSTGELVVQWHLKPVEQGAES; encoded by the exons ATGGCGGGGATTTTGCGCTCAGTAGTCCAGATACCCCCAGGCCAACTACAG GTGTTTCAGGCTTCACCTGAAGACCATGAAAAGTATGGCGGGGATCCACAGCACCCTCACAAGCTACACATTGTTACTAGAATAAAAAGTACACAAAGACGTCCATATTGGGAAAAAGATATTATAAAGATGCTTGGATTACAAAAG GCACATACCCCTCAAGTCCACAAGAACATTCCTTCGGTGAATGCAAAATTGAAAGTAGTCAAGCACTTGATAAG AATCAAGCCCCTGAAGCTGCCACAAGGACTTCCAACAGAAGAGACTATGTCCAACACTTGTCTCAAAAGCACAGGAGAGTTAGTAGTGCAGTGGCATCTAAAGCCTGTTGAGCAAGGAGCAGAGTCCTGA
- the Mrpl30 gene encoding 39S ribosomal protein L30, mitochondrial isoform X1, with protein MAGILRSVVQIPPGQLQTATKGVESLIGTNWIRHKFTRSRIPDKVFQASPEDHEKYGGDPQHPHKLHIVTRIKSTQRRPYWEKDIIKMLGLQKAHTPQVHKNIPSVNAKLKVVKHLIRIKPLKLPQGLPTEETMSNTCLKSTGELVVQWHLKPVEQGAES; from the exons ATGGCGGGGATTTTGCGCTCAGTAGTCCAGATACCCCCAGGCCAACTACAG ACTGCGACAAAAGGCGTGGAGTCTCTCATTGGTACAAATTGGATTCGTCATAAATTTACCAGATCAAGAATTCCAGATAAA GTGTTTCAGGCTTCACCTGAAGACCATGAAAAGTATGGCGGGGATCCACAGCACCCTCACAAGCTACACATTGTTACTAGAATAAAAAGTACACAAAGACGTCCATATTGGGAAAAAGATATTATAAAGATGCTTGGATTACAAAAG GCACATACCCCTCAAGTCCACAAGAACATTCCTTCGGTGAATGCAAAATTGAAAGTAGTCAAGCACTTGATAAG AATCAAGCCCCTGAAGCTGCCACAAGGACTTCCAACAGAAGAGACTATGTCCAACACTTGTCTCAAAAGCACAGGAGAGTTAGTAGTGCAGTGGCATCTAAAGCCTGTTGAGCAAGGAGCAGAGTCCTGA